The Oscillospiraceae bacterium genome contains a region encoding:
- a CDS encoding malate dehydrogenase, which yields MNYAEESLKLHYELKGKLEITARAPVDTQDTLALAYTPGVAQPCLEIQKDVNKSYELTRRWNTVAVVTDGTAVLGLGDIGPEAGMPVMEGKCVLFKQFGGVDAIPLCVRSKEVDDIVKTVSLLAGSFGGVNLEDISAPRCFEIEEKLKRCCDIPVFHDDQHGTAVVVAAAVINALKLVKKDLGEVRAVFSGAGAAGTAIFKLLHTMGLRKATLCDIKGIVYPGRPDLAGDPYLAELAAMTRPGVTTGGLAAALEGADLFIGVSAPNLVTPAMVRAMAPDPILFAMANPVPEIMPQLARAAGAAVVGTGRSDFSNQVNNVLCFPGIFRGALDVRASQITENMKIAAARAIAGLVSGDELSADYILPKAFDPRVRGAVAAAVAAAARRDGVARV from the coding sequence CCCCGGTGGACACCCAGGACACCCTGGCCCTGGCCTATACCCCCGGCGTGGCGCAGCCCTGCCTGGAGATTCAAAAGGATGTGAACAAAAGTTACGAGTTGACCCGCCGGTGGAACACGGTGGCCGTGGTCACCGACGGCACCGCCGTGCTGGGCCTGGGCGACATCGGCCCCGAGGCGGGCATGCCGGTCATGGAGGGCAAGTGCGTGCTCTTTAAGCAGTTCGGCGGCGTGGACGCCATCCCCCTGTGCGTGCGCAGCAAGGAGGTGGACGACATTGTAAAAACGGTCTCCCTGCTGGCCGGCTCCTTCGGCGGGGTGAACCTGGAGGACATCTCGGCTCCCCGCTGCTTCGAGATTGAGGAAAAGCTCAAGCGCTGCTGCGACATCCCCGTTTTCCACGACGACCAGCACGGCACCGCCGTGGTCGTGGCCGCCGCCGTGATCAATGCCCTCAAGCTGGTAAAAAAGGACCTGGGCGAAGTGCGGGCGGTGTTCTCGGGCGCGGGCGCGGCGGGCACCGCGATCTTCAAGCTGCTGCACACCATGGGCCTGCGAAAGGCCACCCTATGCGACATCAAGGGCATTGTATACCCGGGCCGGCCCGACCTTGCGGGCGATCCCTACCTTGCCGAACTGGCCGCCATGACCCGTCCCGGGGTCACCACGGGCGGCCTGGCCGCCGCCCTGGAAGGGGCCGACCTGTTCATCGGGGTCTCCGCGCCAAACCTCGTCACCCCCGCCATGGTCCGGGCCATGGCCCCCGATCCCATCCTTTTTGCCATGGCAAACCCCGTGCCCGAGATCATGCCCCAGCTCGCCCGGGCCGCCGGGGCGGCGGTGGTGGGCACCGGCCGCAGCGATTTTTCGAACCAGGTCAACAACGTGCTCTGCTTCCCCGGCATTTTCCGGGGCGCTTTGGACGTGCGGGCCAGCCAGATCACCGAAAACATGAAGATCGCGGCCGCCCGCGCCATCGCGGGGCTGGTGAGCGGCGATGAGCTGAGCGCCGACTATATCCTTCCCAAGGCGTTCGATCCCCGCGTGCGCGGCGCCGTGGCCGCAGCAGTGGCCGCCGCCGCCCGCCGGGACGGCGTGGCCCGGGTGTGA
- the fumC gene encoding fumarate hydratase class II — translation MEYRIEHDSMGEVRVPADKYWGAQTQRSRQNFAIGAGLETMPGEIIHAFGILKKAAARANRTLLPQRMTKEKLLAITRACDEVIAGALNDHFPLVVWQTGSGTQSNMNANEVVAGRGNALAGKKLLHPNDDVNMSQSSNDTFPTAMHIAAVLAVEDRVLPAIDALVATFRRLEAEHEGIIKIGRTHLQDATPIQFSQEISGWRASLERDRELLLLSLEPLKELALGGTAVGTGLNAPPGFAGLAAEKVSELTGKNFCTAPNKFHALTSKDELVFAHGALKALAADLMKIANDVRWLASGPRDGLAEITIPENEPGSSIMPGKVNPTQCEAVTMVAVQVMGNDTAVGLAASQGNFELNVFMPVLAYNFLQSARLLAEAMLSFNANCAAGIQARPGKMKQDLARSLMLVTALNPLIGYENAARIAKKAHAEDLTLRQAAVELGLLTGEQFDQAVRPEAMV, via the coding sequence ATGGAATACCGCATCGAACACGACTCCATGGGGGAAGTAAGGGTCCCCGCAGACAAATATTGGGGGGCGCAGACCCAGCGCTCCCGCCAGAACTTTGCCATCGGCGCAGGGCTTGAAACCATGCCCGGCGAGATCATTCACGCCTTCGGCATTTTAAAAAAGGCTGCGGCCCGGGCCAACCGCACCCTGCTGCCCCAGCGCATGACCAAAGAAAAGCTTCTGGCCATCACCCGCGCCTGTGACGAGGTCATCGCCGGGGCGCTGAACGATCACTTTCCGCTGGTGGTCTGGCAGACCGGTTCCGGCACCCAGAGCAACATGAACGCCAACGAGGTGGTGGCGGGCCGGGGCAACGCCCTTGCGGGCAAAAAGCTCCTTCACCCCAACGACGACGTAAATATGAGCCAGTCCTCCAACGACACCTTTCCCACCGCCATGCACATTGCCGCCGTGCTTGCGGTCGAGGACCGGGTCCTGCCCGCCATCGACGCGCTGGTGGCCACCTTCCGGCGTTTGGAGGCGGAACACGAGGGGATCATCAAAATAGGGCGCACCCACCTGCAGGACGCCACCCCCATCCAATTCTCGCAGGAAATCTCGGGCTGGCGCGCCAGCCTAGAGCGGGACCGGGAGTTGCTTTTGCTCTCGCTGGAGCCCCTGAAGGAGCTGGCGCTGGGCGGCACGGCGGTGGGCACCGGGCTCAACGCCCCCCCGGGCTTTGCCGGGCTTGCCGCCGAAAAGGTGTCCGAGCTCACGGGCAAGAACTTTTGCACGGCTCCCAACAAATTCCACGCCCTCACCTCCAAGGATGAGCTGGTCTTTGCCCACGGGGCGCTGAAGGCCCTGGCCGCCGACCTGATGAAAATCGCCAACGACGTGCGCTGGCTGGCCTCCGGCCCGCGGGACGGCCTTGCCGAGATCACCATCCCCGAAAACGAGCCCGGCTCCTCCATCATGCCCGGCAAGGTCAACCCCACCCAGTGCGAGGCGGTTACCATGGTGGCGGTGCAGGTCATGGGCAACGACACGGCGGTGGGCCTGGCGGCCAGCCAGGGCAATTTCGAGCTCAATGTGTTCATGCCGGTGCTGGCCTACAACTTTCTCCAATCCGCCCGGCTGCTGGCCGAGGCCATGCTGTCCTTCAACGCCAACTGCGCGGCCGGCATCCAGGCAAGGCCGGGCAAGATGAAGCAGGACCTTGCCCGCAGCCTGATGCTGGTCACCGCCCTCAACCCCCTCATCGGATACGAAAACGCCGCCCGCATCGCCAAAAAGGCCCACGCCGAGGACCTGACCCTCCGGCAGGCGGCAGTGGAGCTGGGCCTGCTCACCGGCGAGCAGTTCGATCAGGCCGTTCGCCCGGAGGCCATGGTATAA
- a CDS encoding multidrug ABC transporter ATP-binding protein produces the protein MKKLTSNLRGHYKELILGPLFKLLEAIFELCVPLIMAAIIDNGIQNANAAYVLKGGALLVVLAVLGGLAGCTCQYFASVAAFGFGASLRSQVFSQVLRFSGRELDQLGTGSLVTRITNDVNQVQNGVNMFIRLATRSPFLAIGSIVMAFTINARIALVFLLSTPLIVLVLYGIMRATLPRYSEIQQGQDTLSALAGENLEGARVIRAFSRQASEKQGFSAAGRALSAVTVAVGRVSGALNPITYVIANLGVLLILWLGARSAQAGLIASGEIIALVNYMTQTLLALIVLANLIVQFTRAIASARRLAALLDMEPAVSGPVEGLPAQSAPAGGAWLAFENVNFAYTPGRNALTGVSFCAQKGQTIGVIGGTGSGKSTLAGLILRFYDVTGGRILLNGQDIRACDPAALRAKVGYVPQAVQLFSGTIRSNLALGCRNAGEEELWAALKLAQGEEFVRQKPQGLDSPVEEGGKNFSGGQRQRLTIARALASRPELLILDDASSALDFATDAALRRALRRHAAGMTVMMISQRASSIKNADLILVLDDGVLAAQGTHEQLLQTCPVYREICISQKLVDAPTAERQVKPL, from the coding sequence TTGAAAAAGCTCACATCGAACCTGCGGGGGCATTATAAGGAATTGATCCTCGGCCCCCTTTTTAAGCTGCTGGAAGCTATTTTTGAGCTGTGCGTGCCGCTCATCATGGCGGCCATCATCGACAACGGCATCCAAAACGCCAACGCAGCCTACGTGCTGAAAGGCGGCGCGCTACTGGTGGTGCTGGCGGTGCTGGGCGGGCTGGCAGGCTGCACCTGCCAGTACTTTGCCAGCGTGGCCGCATTCGGCTTCGGCGCCAGCCTGCGCAGCCAGGTGTTCAGCCAGGTGCTGCGCTTTTCGGGCCGCGAGCTGGACCAGCTGGGCACGGGCAGCCTTGTAACCCGCATCACCAACGATGTGAACCAGGTGCAGAACGGGGTGAACATGTTTATCCGGCTTGCCACCCGCAGCCCGTTTCTGGCCATCGGCTCCATCGTGATGGCCTTTACCATCAACGCCCGCATCGCGCTGGTGTTTCTGCTCTCCACCCCGTTGATCGTGCTGGTGCTCTATGGGATCATGCGCGCCACCCTGCCCCGCTATTCCGAGATTCAGCAAGGGCAGGACACCCTCAGTGCCCTTGCCGGCGAAAACCTGGAGGGGGCGCGGGTGATCCGCGCCTTCTCCCGCCAGGCCAGCGAAAAGCAGGGGTTCAGCGCGGCCGGCCGTGCCCTCAGCGCCGTCACCGTGGCCGTGGGCCGGGTGAGCGGCGCTTTGAACCCCATCACCTATGTGATCGCAAACCTGGGCGTTCTGCTTATCCTATGGCTGGGCGCCCGCTCGGCCCAGGCCGGCCTGATCGCCAGCGGCGAGATCATTGCCCTTGTAAACTACATGACCCAGACCCTGCTGGCCCTGATCGTGCTGGCAAACCTGATCGTGCAGTTCACCCGGGCCATCGCCAGCGCCAGGCGGCTGGCCGCCCTGCTCGATATGGAACCCGCGGTGAGCGGCCCTGTGGAGGGCCTCCCGGCCCAAAGCGCCCCGGCGGGCGGCGCCTGGCTGGCCTTTGAAAATGTGAACTTTGCCTACACCCCCGGCCGCAACGCGCTCACCGGCGTGAGCTTTTGCGCGCAGAAGGGGCAGACCATCGGGGTGATCGGCGGCACCGGCAGCGGAAAGTCCACCCTGGCGGGTCTGATCCTGCGTTTTTACGACGTGACCGGCGGGCGCATCCTGCTGAACGGGCAGGACATCCGCGCCTGCGACCCCGCGGCGCTGCGCGCCAAGGTAGGGTATGTGCCCCAGGCGGTGCAGCTCTTTTCCGGCACCATCCGCTCAAACCTGGCCCTGGGTTGCCGGAACGCCGGCGAGGAAGAGCTGTGGGCGGCCCTGAAACTGGCCCAAGGGGAAGAATTCGTGCGGCAAAAGCCCCAGGGGCTGGACAGCCCGGTGGAAGAGGGCGGCAAAAACTTTTCGGGTGGGCAGCGCCAGCGGCTCACCATCGCCCGGGCCCTGGCAAGCCGGCCGGAGCTGCTCATTCTCGACGACGCCTCCAGCGCGCTGGATTTCGCCACCGACGCGGCCCTGCGCCGCGCGCTGCGCCGGCACGCGGCGGGCATGACCGTGATGATGATCAGCCAGCGGGCCTCCAGCATCAAAAACGCCGACCTGATTCTGGTGCTGGACGACGGCGTGCTGGCCGCCCAGGGAACTCACGAGCAGCTGCTGCAGACCTGCCCGGTCTACCGGGAGATCTGCATCTCGCAAAAATTGGTGGACGCGCCCACCGCGGAAAGGCAGGTGAAGCCCCTGTGA